In the Bacteroidota bacterium genome, AATCGTGGCTATTATTTGTTTACCGATAAAAAAACGCACCACATAGTCATCACAGCAAAAGATATTTTCGGAAATAAACGTGTGGTTTCTTTTTATGTTAAAAGTTCACCTTTGGCCAGCATTAAGCCAAAAGCGATACCGGCAAAAAATGTGGTTGAGAAATTTTTGTACAACCAAAACAATGCATTTGCGACCACTAATTTTCAAATTAACTTACCCAAAGAAGTAATTTATAACGATATTAATTTTGAATTTTATGTAAGCGATTCGGCAAAAGGAATAGCACCTTTGTATCATGTGCACAAAGATGTTGAGCCCGTTCAAGCTTATTATGAAATGGGAATTAAACCGCGAAAACTTGCTGAGCGCTTGCAAAACAAAACCGTTATTGTTTCACTGAATGGTGGGGTTAGAACTTCTGAAGGCGGTGAATGGGATAAAACTTTTGGAGGGGTAAAAACACAAACAAAAACATTTGGCACTTTTACACTTGCAGTTGATTCGGTTCCTCCGGTGTTGTCACCCATTGTTGCCTTTGCTAACAAAAATATTAAAGCTGCAAAATGGTTGCGATTCCGTATGTATGATTCTTTGTCGGGAATTAAATCCTATAGAGGTACTATCGATGGAAAATGGATTTTAATGCAATGCGATGCCAAATCAAATTTGCTGTATTATATTTTTGATGAGCGAATAGGCAGCGGAAAACATGAATTAAAAGTGCAGGTGGAAGATAAAAAAGGAAACAGCAAAACCTATGCTTATCATTTTACACGCTAAGCTATATTTGTTCTAATGGATGTATCACTACTCATTGCTAGTATTGGCAAGCACATAAAACTTGAAACCAAAGAAATTGATTTGCTGCTTTCCTTGTTAAAAGAAAGACGCATTCGCAAACGCCAATATTTGTTGCAAGAAGGTGATGTTTGTAAGTACACCGCATTCGTAAATAAGGGTTGCTTACGCTCTTATTGTGTAGGTAAAAATGGTGTTGAACATATTTTTCAATTCGCACCGGAAGGTTGGTGGACAGGTGACATACAAAGTTTTAACAGCCAAATGCCAAGCACCATGAATATAGATGCTTTGGAAGACTCAGAGATATTTTTGGTTTCGAAAGCAGACATGGATTTATTTTATGAAAAGGTTCCTAAGTATGAACGCTTTTCGAGAATAATTTTAGAGAATGCTTTTATTGCCCATCAAGAACGCATTATGCAAAGCATTTGTTTTACAGCAGCCGAACGCTATGATTATTTTTGCAAAAAATATCCCTTTCTGGTACAACGCCTGCCACAAACTCAAATTGCTTCCTACCTTGGCTTAACTCCCGAATTCCTTAGCAAGCTTCGTAGGCAATTGTTGAAGTAATCGGGATTTCAATTCTGTTTTTATCACACATTTTACAATTAATTAAACGTTGATTTGATTAGCTGATAAGCCGATAAACTGATAAGCCGATTAGCCGATTGGTTGATTAGCTGATATGCTGATTAATTTATAAAACTGCCAAGTGCAATAGAAAGCGGATTGGGCACATTTATGTATCCCCCGCTGGTGGGGGCAGGGGGTGGTTTAGCGCGCAGATTTCAAAAAGCTATGTGCACTATGTGACTATGTGTTTCAAAAAAATAAACATGAATAATTATTACCGCCGTCTTAATCTACATTAAGTAATTTTCTTAATCTGCTTTATTGGAGCAGGCTTCCCGTGCGATGTAGTTTTGCATCGTTAATAAAGGAAACTAAAAAAATGAAAACAACAAAATGGGGCACCGATGCAGCACACAGTGAATTACAATTTAAGGTAAAACACATGATGATTACTAATGTTACCGGAAGTTTTAAAGTTATAAAAGCAGAAGCGGAAGCAGAAGATGATAGTTTTAAGCATGCTAAGGTTTCCTTTACCGCCGATGCTTCTTCAGTGGATACAAGCAACGAACAAAGAGATACACATTTAAAAAGTGCAGATTTTTTTGATGTAGAAAAATATCCTTCCTTGAGTTTTGTATCAACGGAATATGATGCCTCTAGTGGAAAAATAAATGGCAATCTCACCATAAAAGGAATTACAAAAGCAGTTAGCCTCGATGTTGAATTTGCCGGAACCAACAAAGATCCTTGGGGAAATGAAAAAGCCGGATTTACAATTTCAGGCAAAATTAACCGTAAAGAATGGGATTTAGGATGGAATGCTGCGCTAGAAACAGGTGGCGTTTTAGTAAGCGAAGAAGTGCGCATCAATGCTGAAATTCAATTGGTGAAGCAAGCTGCCTAATACATAAAAACAAGTCCCAGAATCCGCTCGAATTTTGGGACTTGTTTTATCGGATAAAACTGAATAAGCTTTTTTATTTTGGAATAATCTGATACAATTAAGTATTCCTTGAATTATACTTATTCAACAAAAGCAACAGGTGCTTAAATTCAGGCAAAACTATCTCCATTACTTAAAATAAATTCTTACATCCATTTTCGCTTCCAATTCTTTGGAATAGGCATATTGAATATATTCTGTTACATGTTGCAAATGCTCAATAGTAGAAAAATTGGCTGATTCCAGGCATCAGCTGATTCCATTTCTTCAAATGAATTAAAAAAACGCATATTCCTATTAATATAGGGCACAAAAGGTTCCTTTGCGGACGAATGCTGTTCCTTTTGATTTCGCTTTTTATTTTCAATCATGAATTGAATATTGCAAAACGAATTTAGTTTTTTATTTTAGTTTTTACTATTCGGAAAATTAATCATTCTAAAATAATTGGTAATACACTTAATCTAATAATTCAAAAATGATGTGAGGTCTTCTAAATCAATTCCCTTCTCAACATATTTAATGCTGTTAGGGTAGCACGCTGTATAATGGCGTTACGTTGTTCTCCAAAAGAATATTTTTTACTTAACACGCCCTCAGGAGTTGCAATTGCAATCCAAGCAGTGCCCACCGGTTTTGCTTCTGAGCCACCCGATGGCCCAGCAATTCCGGTAGTAGAAATGGCATAATCGCATTTAAATTTTTGCTTCACTCCTATTGCCATTTGCTCAGCTACTTGTTGACTTACGGCGCCAAAATCTTTTAAATCACTTTCGCTAACGCCAAGTTCATTTACTTTTATTTCGTTGGCATAGCTCACTACTGAGCCTTCGTAATAATCGGAACTTCCTGCAACTTTTGTAATGGCAGATGCAATTGCTCCTCCTGTAAAACTCTCGGCTGTTGCCAACTTTTTTTGCTTGTTACGAAGCAATTTTCCAACGATTTCTTCGAGTGTATCGTTTTCATATCCATAAATATGTTCCGAAATTAAAGGCTTTAGTTTTTCAATTAATTCTCTTGCTTGCCCGATTAAATCTGCTTCATTTTCACCTACAGCAGTTAAGCGCA is a window encoding:
- a CDS encoding Crp/Fnr family transcriptional regulator, giving the protein MDVSLLIASIGKHIKLETKEIDLLLSLLKERRIRKRQYLLQEGDVCKYTAFVNKGCLRSYCVGKNGVEHIFQFAPEGWWTGDIQSFNSQMPSTMNIDALEDSEIFLVSKADMDLFYEKVPKYERFSRIILENAFIAHQERIMQSICFTAAERYDYFCKKYPFLVQRLPQTQIASYLGLTPEFLSKLRRQLLK
- a CDS encoding YceI family protein — encoded protein: MKTTKWGTDAAHSELQFKVKHMMITNVTGSFKVIKAEAEAEDDSFKHAKVSFTADASSVDTSNEQRDTHLKSADFFDVEKYPSLSFVSTEYDASSGKINGNLTIKGITKAVSLDVEFAGTNKDPWGNEKAGFTISGKINRKEWDLGWNAALETGGVLVSEEVRINAEIQLVKQAA